In one Arenibacter antarcticus genomic region, the following are encoded:
- a CDS encoding fasciclin domain-containing protein: MKTVASFFVLLFFVVLYGHAQISSNKQLRKNSILESTSESGYSTLLQAVKAADLEQILNEDGPFTVFAPSDKAFAKMSKNKMKVLLQPENRKELFSLLTYHMVAGNLTASKMLLAMSRGNGKASFTTVQGNKIFASMHGLDIVLTDQFGNSAKITTADFNQRNGVIHKIDAVILPEML; encoded by the coding sequence ATGAAAACTGTTGCCTCCTTTTTTGTCCTACTTTTCTTCGTGGTCTTATATGGCCATGCGCAGATATCATCAAACAAACAGCTCCGTAAAAACTCCATTTTAGAAAGTACCTCGGAATCTGGTTACAGTACATTGTTGCAGGCGGTAAAAGCAGCTGATTTGGAGCAAATATTAAATGAAGATGGGCCGTTTACCGTATTTGCCCCCTCAGATAAGGCTTTTGCAAAGATGTCCAAGAACAAAATGAAGGTGCTTTTGCAGCCGGAAAATAGAAAAGAGCTATTTTCTCTTTTAACCTATCATATGGTTGCAGGCAACCTTACCGCTTCAAAAATGTTATTGGCAATGAGTAGGGGTAATGGGAAGGCTAGTTTTACAACTGTGCAGGGCAATAAAATATTTGCATCCATGCATGGGTTAGACATTGTCTTAACGGATCAATTTGGCAACAGCGCCAAAATAACTACTGCAGATTTTAACCAAAGAAACGGTGTGATCCACAAAATTGACGCTGTTATCCTGCCTGAAATGCTTTAG
- a CDS encoding ABC-F family ATP-binding cassette domain-containing protein produces the protein MLSVSNLSVQFGKRILFDEVNVSFTQGNCYGVIGANGAGKSTFLRILSGQIDPTSGQVHLEPGKRMSILEQNHNAYDENTVLESVVMGNKPLFKIKQEIDALYADYSDENADRIGELQVQFEEMNGWNADSNAAAMLSNLGIAEVLHNTTMADVDSKLKVRVLLAQALFGNPDVLIMDEPTNDLDYETINWLENFLADYENTVIVVSHDRHFLDAVCTHIADIDFSKMNLYSGNYTFWYESSQLAARQRAQQNKKSEEKAKELQEFIQRFSANVAKSKQATSRKKMLSKLKIEDIKPSSRRYPAIIFDREREAGDQILNVEKLSAKTEEGEILFQDININLAKGDKVAIISRDSRATSAFYEILNDNRKADDGEFQWGITTNHSYLPADNSKYFNENINLVDWLRQWAKTEEEREEVSIRGFLGKMLFSGEEALKKCTVLSGGEKVRCMLSRMMLMRANVLMLDEPTNHLDLESITTFNNSLKNFKGTVMFTTHDHEFAETVANRVIELTPKGCIDRYLSFDEYMSDKTIKEQRNKMYSVTV, from the coding sequence ATGCTATCAGTATCAAACTTATCTGTACAATTTGGAAAACGAATCCTTTTTGACGAAGTAAACGTTTCGTTTACCCAAGGTAATTGTTATGGTGTTATTGGTGCCAATGGCGCAGGTAAGTCCACTTTCTTAAGAATCTTGTCAGGGCAGATTGATCCTACCTCGGGACAGGTACATTTGGAGCCCGGAAAACGGATGTCCATCCTAGAACAGAACCACAACGCCTATGATGAGAATACGGTCTTGGAAAGTGTGGTTATGGGAAACAAGCCATTGTTTAAGATCAAACAGGAAATAGATGCGCTTTATGCTGATTACAGTGATGAAAATGCGGATCGGATAGGGGAATTGCAGGTTCAGTTTGAGGAAATGAACGGATGGAACGCCGATAGTAATGCTGCCGCTATGCTGTCCAATTTGGGAATTGCAGAAGTACTACACAATACCACTATGGCCGATGTGGATTCCAAGCTAAAGGTGCGGGTGTTGTTGGCACAAGCATTGTTTGGTAATCCAGATGTCCTGATTATGGATGAACCTACCAACGACTTGGATTACGAGACAATAAACTGGCTGGAAAATTTTCTAGCGGATTACGAAAATACCGTAATTGTTGTTTCTCACGATAGGCACTTTTTAGATGCTGTATGTACTCATATAGCGGATATAGATTTCAGTAAAATGAACCTTTACTCGGGGAATTATACTTTCTGGTATGAAAGTAGTCAATTGGCAGCCAGACAAAGGGCGCAACAAAATAAAAAGTCAGAGGAAAAAGCTAAGGAATTACAGGAATTCATTCAGCGATTTAGCGCAAACGTGGCGAAGAGTAAACAAGCAACTTCTAGAAAAAAGATGCTTTCTAAGTTGAAGATTGAAGATATAAAGCCGTCTAGTAGAAGGTATCCTGCAATAATCTTTGATAGGGAAAGAGAAGCTGGTGATCAAATATTGAATGTGGAGAAGCTTTCGGCTAAAACTGAGGAAGGAGAAATTTTGTTTCAAGACATCAATATTAATCTGGCAAAAGGCGATAAGGTTGCAATAATTTCAAGAGATTCTAGGGCAACATCTGCCTTTTATGAAATTCTAAACGATAACCGTAAAGCCGATGATGGGGAATTTCAATGGGGGATAACCACCAATCATTCCTATTTACCGGCAGATAACTCCAAATATTTTAATGAAAACATCAACTTGGTAGATTGGTTGAGGCAATGGGCTAAAACTGAAGAAGAGCGCGAAGAAGTTAGTATTAGGGGCTTTTTGGGGAAAATGCTCTTTAGTGGAGAAGAAGCCCTGAAAAAATGTACCGTACTTTCTGGAGGGGAAAAGGTGAGGTGTATGTTAAGTAGGATGATGTTGATGAGGGCCAATGTGCTTATGTTGGATGAACCTACCAATCACTTGGATCTGGAGAGTATTACTACATTTAACAATTCCTTGAAAAACTTTAAAGGAACAGTAATGTTCACTACCCATGATCATGAATTTGCGGAAACTGTGGCGAATAGGGTAATAGAATTGACACCCAAAGGTTGTATAGATCGTTATTTATCCTTCGATGAATACATGTCCGACAAAACTATCAAGGAACAGCGAAATAAAATGTACTCGGTTACGGTATAA
- a CDS encoding transaldolase, translating into MNKPLLYAFILAFVSCGTKVKKSPNVFFAGEIVNPTSEYVVLFKNEVIIDSAKLDSDNRFSIRLDSAVEGLYHFDHHPELQYIYLEQGDSLMIRLNTEDFDESLIFSGRGEEINNFLLDMFLSTEEELPLIYSYSHLQPAQFDHKIDSLQDLKTSALKELRKEVDLSNNAILIAQASIIYNYYTYKEKYPFWNRRITGEKAIPDLDEKFYDYRKTLDYNIDELAYHRYYYNFLKTHFDNLSYMHCVTGCHVKHLEVVSNKLHFNQHKLKLIDSLVNTKNLRDNLFRSVAIDYLLNVHDSEENNNEFIADFKKYSPNNRHIKEIEAVYQGVKNMQPGKKLPEILVMDSGGNKIALQDIAENDTNTVFYFWSGTQKLHFENISRRVNQLKKIKPKFTFIGINCNTEMKRWQSMLITNQLDLDYQYRTDDFENLKNNLVIGGLNKGIITKDGLIVDAFADLYSSF; encoded by the coding sequence ATGAATAAACCTTTACTCTACGCTTTTATACTTGCTTTTGTAAGTTGTGGTACAAAAGTTAAAAAGTCCCCAAACGTATTCTTTGCTGGTGAAATAGTCAACCCAACGAGTGAATATGTGGTGCTTTTTAAGAACGAAGTTATTATTGATTCCGCAAAATTGGATAGCGATAACAGATTCTCCATCCGATTGGATTCTGCTGTTGAAGGTTTATATCACTTTGATCATCATCCCGAGTTACAGTACATTTACCTAGAGCAGGGCGACAGCCTGATGATTCGATTAAATACCGAAGACTTTGACGAATCTCTTATATTCTCTGGTAGAGGGGAAGAAATAAACAATTTTCTACTGGATATGTTTTTGAGCACTGAAGAAGAACTTCCTCTAATCTATTCTTATTCCCATCTTCAACCTGCCCAATTTGATCATAAAATAGATTCCCTACAGGATTTAAAAACCAGCGCACTTAAGGAATTGCGCAAAGAGGTGGATCTTTCCAACAATGCTATATTAATTGCACAGGCAAGTATCATCTACAATTACTATACCTATAAAGAGAAATACCCGTTTTGGAATAGGCGGATCACCGGTGAAAAAGCTATCCCCGATTTAGACGAGAAATTTTATGATTATAGAAAAACGCTCGATTACAACATTGACGAACTTGCCTATCACCGCTATTACTACAATTTCTTAAAAACCCATTTTGACAACCTATCTTATATGCACTGTGTAACGGGTTGCCATGTAAAACATTTGGAAGTTGTTAGCAACAAACTTCATTTTAATCAGCATAAATTAAAATTGATAGACAGCTTAGTGAATACAAAAAATCTTAGGGACAACCTATTTAGGAGCGTTGCCATAGATTATCTCCTAAATGTTCACGATAGCGAAGAAAATAACAATGAATTTATTGCCGATTTTAAAAAGTATTCTCCCAACAATAGACATATAAAAGAAATAGAAGCGGTTTACCAAGGCGTGAAAAATATGCAACCGGGCAAGAAATTACCAGAAATACTAGTGATGGATAGCGGAGGCAATAAAATAGCTCTTCAGGATATTGCCGAGAATGATACGAATACCGTTTTCTATTTCTGGTCCGGGACCCAAAAGCTGCATTTTGAGAATATCAGCCGAAGGGTAAATCAACTTAAAAAGATTAAGCCTAAATTTACTTTTATAGGGATTAATTGCAATACCGAAATGAAACGTTGGCAATCTATGTTAATTACCAATCAATTGGATTTAGACTATCAGTACCGGACCGATGATTTTGAAAATTTAAAAAACAATTTAGTAATAGGCGGACTCAATAAAGGCATAATAACCAAGGACGGTCTTATTGTAGATGCATTTGCCGATCTCTACAGCAGCTTTTAA